A window of Auraticoccus monumenti contains these coding sequences:
- a CDS encoding CDP-alcohol phosphatidyltransferase family protein, with protein sequence MSVRPTRPTLAELRAVAQPDHVRQRKNAEHWTAQLYLRHVSIYLTQLLVRTPITANGVTYLMIASGWCIAASLLVPGWAGALLAVFFANLQMYLDCCDGEVARWRGTSSPAGVYLDKMGHYTTEGLVALALGLRAADLWAPGSSGSLLTWQLAFCGALLAAGVLLNKAQNDMVHVARAFAGLDRLADTAEASQVRRGGLVATARRLARFLPFHRVFHSVELSLMALAAVLVSTLVGQPLLAERVLVVLLAGVIWLVNLGHFAAIMASSRVRS encoded by the coding sequence GTGAGCGTCCGACCGACGAGGCCGACGCTGGCCGAGCTGCGTGCCGTGGCGCAGCCCGACCACGTGCGCCAGCGCAAGAACGCCGAGCACTGGACGGCCCAGCTCTACCTGCGCCACGTCTCGATCTACCTCACCCAGTTGCTGGTCCGGACCCCGATCACCGCCAACGGCGTCACGTACCTGATGATCGCCAGCGGCTGGTGCATCGCGGCCTCGCTGCTGGTCCCCGGGTGGGCCGGCGCGCTGCTCGCGGTCTTCTTCGCCAACCTGCAGATGTACCTGGACTGCTGCGACGGGGAGGTGGCCCGCTGGCGCGGGACGTCCAGCCCGGCCGGGGTGTACCTGGACAAGATGGGCCACTACACCACCGAGGGCCTGGTGGCGCTGGCCCTGGGCCTGCGTGCGGCCGACCTGTGGGCCCCCGGCTCGTCCGGTTCGCTGCTGACCTGGCAGCTCGCCTTCTGCGGGGCGCTGCTGGCCGCCGGGGTGCTGCTCAACAAGGCGCAGAACGACATGGTCCACGTCGCCCGCGCCTTCGCCGGGCTGGACCGGCTGGCCGACACCGCCGAGGCCTCCCAGGTCCGCCGCGGCGGGCTGGTGGCCACCGCCCGCCGGCTGGCCCGCTTCCTGCCCTTCCACCGGGTCTTCCACTCCGTCGAGCTGTCCCTGATGGCGCTGGCCGCGGTGCTGGTGAGCACCCTGGTCGGCCAGCCGCTGCTGGCCGAGCGGGTGCTCGTGGTGCTGCTCGCCGGGGTGATCTGGCTGGTCAACCTCGGCCACTTCGCCGCCATCATGGCCTCCTCGCGGGTGCGGTCCTGA
- a CDS encoding helix-turn-helix domain-containing protein: MGSCTNATSGDPPEDVPGDRPLPGLWRAVLRPEQLVQDVVRVAYPPTGPLGRWVEQVWSLAWSRPVPPTSSALITHPTLHLTVEAGPPGEVRHGHTLPAALVHGVPVQHRFAPSLPASGWVVGLHLVPGAAADLLGRPADTLTDQVLRWDEIWPGWDLDAVWRADGPAGRAEALETEATRVVGDRVPSPDGQRARSVERLARTERTLRSVEDLAARVALSPRQLQRLCRTHLGVTPRWLLRRARVLDAHELLSSTGASVAEVAAELGWFDQAHLTRDYTAVTGVPPARLRQQRAAT, translated from the coding sequence GTGGGGTCTTGTACGAACGCGACATCCGGCGACCCGCCGGAGGACGTCCCCGGCGACCGGCCGCTGCCGGGGCTGTGGCGGGCGGTGCTGCGTCCGGAGCAGCTGGTCCAGGACGTCGTCCGGGTCGCCTACCCGCCGACCGGGCCGCTGGGCCGCTGGGTCGAGCAGGTGTGGTCGCTGGCCTGGTCCCGACCGGTGCCACCGACCTCGTCGGCGCTGATCACCCACCCCACCCTGCACCTCACCGTCGAGGCCGGGCCGCCCGGGGAGGTCCGGCACGGGCACACCCTGCCGGCCGCGCTGGTGCACGGCGTCCCGGTGCAGCACCGGTTCGCCCCGAGCCTCCCCGCCTCCGGCTGGGTGGTCGGGCTGCACCTCGTCCCCGGCGCCGCCGCGGACCTGCTCGGCCGGCCGGCCGACACCCTGACCGACCAGGTGCTGCGCTGGGACGAGATCTGGCCCGGCTGGGACCTGGACGCGGTCTGGCGCGCCGACGGTCCCGCGGGCCGCGCCGAGGCGCTGGAGACGGAGGCCACCCGCGTGGTCGGTGACCGGGTGCCCAGCCCGGACGGGCAGCGCGCCCGCTCGGTGGAGCGGCTGGCCCGCACCGAACGGACGCTGCGCAGCGTGGAGGACCTCGCCGCGCGCGTCGCCCTGTCCCCGCGGCAGCTGCAGCGGCTCTGCCGCACCCACCTGGGCGTCACGCCGCGCTGGCTGCTGCGCCGGGCCCGGGTGCTCGACGCCCACGAGCTGCTCAGCAGCACCGGGGCGAGCGTGGCCGAGGTGGCCGCCGAGCTGGGCTGGTTCGACCAGGCCCACCTGACCCGCGACTACACCGCCGTCACCGGGGTGCCACCGGCCCGGCTGCGCCAGCAGCGCGCCGCCACCTGA
- a CDS encoding glycosyltransferase family 2 protein codes for MILTQGRRPEDLQRGIDSLLAQRDVVLDVVVVGNGWRPVGLPPGFKALHLPDNVGIPAGRNEGVPHVSGEHLFFLDDDAWLLDVGFLADCAEVLRRDPGIGMLQPRIMDPDSQLQPRRWIPRIRKGDPTVSSDAFSVVEMAVVVRRSVFDATRGWPRTFFYAHEGIELAWRVWETGHRTVYHGQLRAGHPVINPRRHAEYLHMNARNRIWLARRNLPWPFSWAYVASWTLITLVRWWRRPEDLRSWFVGWRAGWRECPWAAGEPRRRLRWRTIAAMGAHGRWPVV; via the coding sequence GTGATCCTGACGCAGGGACGGCGCCCTGAGGACCTGCAGCGCGGGATCGACTCGCTGCTGGCCCAGCGCGACGTCGTGCTCGACGTCGTCGTGGTGGGCAACGGGTGGCGCCCGGTCGGTCTGCCGCCGGGCTTCAAGGCCCTGCACCTGCCCGACAACGTGGGGATCCCGGCCGGCCGCAACGAGGGCGTGCCGCACGTCAGCGGTGAGCACCTGTTCTTCCTCGACGACGACGCCTGGCTGCTGGACGTCGGCTTCCTCGCCGACTGCGCCGAGGTGCTGCGCCGCGACCCCGGCATCGGCATGCTGCAGCCACGGATCATGGACCCCGACAGCCAGCTGCAGCCGCGACGCTGGATCCCCCGGATCCGCAAGGGCGACCCCACCGTCAGCAGCGACGCCTTCTCGGTGGTGGAGATGGCCGTGGTGGTCCGCCGCTCGGTCTTCGACGCCACCCGGGGCTGGCCGCGCACCTTCTTCTACGCCCACGAGGGCATCGAGCTGGCCTGGCGGGTCTGGGAGACCGGGCACCGCACCGTCTACCACGGCCAGCTGCGTGCCGGGCACCCGGTGATCAACCCACGTCGGCACGCCGAGTACCTGCACATGAACGCGCGCAACCGGATCTGGCTGGCCCGCCGCAACCTGCCCTGGCCGTTCTCCTGGGCCTACGTCGCGTCCTGGACGCTGATCACCCTCGTCCGCTGGTGGCGGCGCCCGGAGGACCTGCGCAGCTGGTTCGTGGGCTGGCGCGCCGGGTGGCGGGAGTGCCCGTGGGCGGCGGGGGAGCCGCGCCGCCGGCTGCGCTGGCGCACCATCGCCGCGATGGGCGCGCACGGGCGCTGGCCGGTGGTCTGA
- a CDS encoding fibronectin type III domain-containing protein, translating into MSTSRRAQRAVLTGLLALLLALGSGLAPAPASAETAAPSGLRAVSRSTTGLTFAWDRVAGAPQYRLAVSSSSRMTGATYLRETSLVQEVTGLRSATTYYAQVRVISTGGANLGPYSPVVKVSTLGSGGYPLLAPVGLRASVPTSGSVRLDWKERARSGERYRVQYSTSSSMSSASYVRTTDNDLDLAGLKPSTRYWFKVRVITGDSAGTNRSDYSPAVSLTTTARPASVSQPLVVGSYNVKCANCFDGLADELPWAQRRDVVAATIEGERPDVVGLQEASQGWLKTSSGASVDRSQFEDLVRALGSPYKLTNSHRNNCVNSKTPTGCVYADRGASQGTRLLYDSSRVSLQAAGSKLLASKEGSNARYAAWGRFTQLSTGRKFLVVNAHLEPRDSSSSKTNWDLRRRQATELVQLIAAQRQGLPVIVTGDLNSHKWTPYGNAPRDLLTSAGLVDPLGNGYETTWTAPGATVEKRVRTDLSSYNGFARTAPAFDYINGTYLDYVMTTPMRVSEWETVARLDSSGRFVGTIPSDHNMVRATVWLPR; encoded by the coding sequence ATGTCGACCTCCCGCCGCGCCCAGCGGGCCGTGCTCACCGGGCTGCTCGCCCTCCTCCTCGCCCTCGGGTCGGGGCTGGCCCCCGCGCCGGCCTCGGCGGAGACCGCCGCCCCCTCGGGTCTGCGGGCGGTCAGCCGCTCCACCACCGGGCTGACCTTCGCCTGGGACCGCGTCGCCGGGGCGCCCCAGTACCGGTTGGCCGTCTCCAGCTCCTCGAGGATGACCGGGGCCACCTACCTGCGCGAGACGTCGCTGGTGCAGGAGGTCACCGGGCTGCGGAGCGCGACCACCTACTACGCTCAGGTGCGGGTCATCTCCACCGGCGGGGCGAACCTCGGCCCGTACTCCCCGGTGGTGAAGGTCAGCACCCTGGGCTCCGGCGGCTACCCCCTCCTCGCGCCCGTCGGCCTCAGGGCGAGCGTCCCCACCAGCGGCTCGGTCCGGCTGGACTGGAAGGAGCGCGCCCGGTCGGGGGAGCGCTACCGGGTCCAGTACTCGACCTCCTCCAGCATGAGCAGCGCCTCCTACGTCCGCACCACCGACAACGACCTCGACCTGGCCGGGCTGAAGCCCTCCACCCGCTACTGGTTCAAGGTGCGGGTCATCACCGGGGACTCCGCCGGCACCAACCGCAGCGACTACTCCCCGGCGGTCAGCCTCACCACCACCGCCCGTCCCGCCTCGGTCTCCCAACCGCTGGTCGTGGGCAGCTACAACGTCAAGTGCGCCAACTGCTTCGACGGCCTGGCCGACGAGCTGCCCTGGGCGCAGCGCCGCGACGTCGTGGCCGCCACCATCGAGGGCGAGCGTCCCGACGTGGTGGGGCTGCAGGAGGCCTCGCAGGGGTGGCTGAAGACGTCCTCGGGGGCCTCGGTGGACCGGAGCCAGTTCGAGGACCTGGTCCGGGCCCTCGGCTCGCCCTACAAGCTGACCAACAGCCACCGCAACAACTGCGTGAACTCCAAGACCCCCACGGGCTGCGTGTACGCCGACCGCGGCGCCTCGCAGGGCACCCGGCTGCTCTACGACAGCAGCCGGGTCAGCCTGCAGGCGGCGGGGTCGAAGCTGCTGGCGTCGAAGGAGGGCTCGAACGCCCGCTACGCCGCCTGGGGCCGCTTCACCCAGCTCAGCACCGGCCGGAAGTTCCTGGTGGTCAACGCCCACCTGGAGCCTCGCGACTCCAGCTCGTCGAAGACCAACTGGGACCTGCGGCGCCGGCAGGCCACCGAGCTGGTCCAGCTGATCGCGGCGCAGCGCCAGGGGCTGCCCGTCATCGTGACCGGCGACCTGAACAGCCACAAGTGGACGCCCTACGGCAACGCCCCCCGCGACCTGCTCACCTCCGCCGGTCTGGTCGACCCGCTGGGCAACGGCTACGAGACCACGTGGACCGCACCGGGGGCCACGGTGGAGAAGCGGGTCCGCACCGACCTGAGCAGCTACAACGGCTTCGCGCGGACCGCACCGGCCTTCGACTACATCAACGGCACCTACCTCGACTACGTGATGACCACCCCGATGCGGGTGAGCGAGTGGGAGACCGTGGCCCGGCTGGACTCCTCGGGCCGCTTCGTCGGCACCATCCCGTCCGACCACAACATGGTGCGGGCGACGGTCTGGCTGCCCCGCTGA
- a CDS encoding adenylyltransferase/cytidyltransferase family protein: MTTVITYGTFDLFHIGHLKLLQRLADLGDRLVVGVSSDEFNKIKGKNVIVPYAQRAEIVSSIRYVDEVFPEDDWAQKRSDIARFGADVLGMGHDWEGKFDDLSDVVRVEYLPRTDGVSTTEMKRVLSAFDEVHVAELKRTLDSLSEIVKQLS; this comes from the coding sequence TTGACCACCGTCATCACCTACGGCACGTTCGACCTGTTCCACATCGGCCACCTCAAGCTGCTGCAGCGGCTGGCCGACCTGGGCGACCGGCTCGTGGTCGGGGTGTCCTCCGACGAGTTCAACAAGATCAAGGGCAAGAACGTCATCGTCCCCTACGCCCAGCGCGCCGAGATCGTGTCCTCGATCCGCTACGTCGACGAGGTCTTCCCCGAGGACGACTGGGCGCAGAAGCGCAGCGACATCGCCCGCTTCGGCGCCGACGTCCTCGGCATGGGCCACGACTGGGAGGGCAAGTTCGACGACCTGTCCGACGTGGTCCGGGTGGAGTACCTGCCCCGCACCGACGGCGTCTCCACCACCGAGATGAAGCGCGTGCTGAGCGCCTTCGACGAGGTGCACGTGGCCGAGCTGAAGCGGACCCTGGACTCGCTGAGCGAGATCGTCAAGCAGCTGAGCTGA
- a CDS encoding VOC family protein, translating into MSTPVSELIAFTIDTPDASRSARFYADLAGGEVTGEYPEHGYASVAIGAYTLNFQGVQGYAAPRWPGQDHPQQFHLDFRVGELEQAVQHATGLGATVAAEQPAPEAYRVMLDPDGHPFCLCPPQQG; encoded by the coding sequence ATGAGCACACCCGTCAGCGAGCTGATCGCCTTCACCATCGACACCCCCGACGCCAGCCGGTCGGCCCGGTTCTACGCCGACCTCGCCGGTGGGGAGGTGACGGGGGAGTACCCCGAGCACGGCTACGCCTCGGTGGCCATCGGGGCGTACACCCTCAACTTCCAGGGGGTCCAGGGCTACGCGGCGCCGCGCTGGCCCGGCCAGGACCACCCGCAGCAGTTCCACCTCGACTTCCGGGTGGGCGAGCTCGAGCAGGCCGTCCAGCACGCCACCGGGCTGGGCGCGACGGTGGCCGCGGAGCAGCCGGCGCCTGAGGCCTACCGGGTGATGCTGGACCCCGACGGGCACCCTTTCTGCCTGTGCCCGCCGCAGCAGGGCTGA
- a CDS encoding PPK2 family polyphosphate kinase yields the protein MTKTPTVPPEPDRPLHELLRLPAGEVDLTALDPRGTPGYPGAGKEDAPELTQALAPALSDLQERLYAAGRVGAEGTPSVLVVLQGMDTSGKGGVIRHAIGMVDPQGVQLTAFKAPTEEERGEHYLERVRRALPRPGAIGIFDRSHYEDVLIARVEELVPPEEWERRYEEINAFEAEVIASGTRVVKCFLHISAAEQGERLAERLEKPEKHWKYNPGDIDARLRWSDYQDAYTAALQRCSTQLAPWHVVPADRKWYRNWAVAQLLLETLRSLDLEWPTADFDVEEEVRRLSATR from the coding sequence ATGACGAAGACGCCGACCGTGCCGCCCGAGCCCGACCGCCCGCTGCACGAGCTGCTGCGGCTCCCCGCCGGCGAGGTCGACCTCACCGCCCTCGACCCGCGCGGCACGCCCGGCTACCCCGGTGCGGGCAAGGAGGACGCCCCGGAGCTGACCCAGGCGCTGGCCCCGGCGCTGTCGGACCTGCAGGAGCGTCTCTACGCCGCCGGACGGGTCGGCGCGGAGGGGACGCCGTCGGTGCTCGTCGTGCTGCAGGGGATGGACACCTCGGGCAAGGGCGGGGTGATCCGCCACGCGATCGGGATGGTGGACCCCCAGGGTGTCCAGCTGACCGCCTTCAAGGCCCCCACCGAGGAGGAGCGCGGCGAGCACTACCTCGAGCGGGTCCGCCGCGCGCTGCCCCGCCCCGGGGCCATCGGCATCTTCGACCGCTCCCACTACGAGGACGTCCTGATCGCGCGGGTGGAGGAGCTGGTGCCGCCGGAGGAGTGGGAGCGCCGCTACGAGGAGATCAACGCCTTCGAGGCCGAGGTGATCGCCTCGGGCACCCGGGTGGTCAAGTGCTTCCTGCACATCTCCGCCGCGGAGCAGGGCGAGCGGCTGGCCGAGCGGCTGGAGAAGCCGGAGAAGCACTGGAAGTACAACCCCGGCGACATCGACGCCCGGCTCCGCTGGTCGGACTACCAGGACGCCTACACCGCGGCGCTGCAGCGGTGCTCCACCCAGCTCGCCCCCTGGCACGTGGTGCCGGCGGACCGCAAGTGGTACCGCAACTGGGCGGTCGCCCAGCTGCTGCTGGAGACCCTCCGCTCCCTGGACCTCGAGTGGCCGACGGCCGACTTCGACGTCGAGGAGGAGGTGCGGCGGCTGTCGGCGACCCGCTGA
- a CDS encoding CDP-glycerol glycerophosphotransferase family protein gives MTRSAWRLAQQTAGRARVRAQLPAIEAELTAQRAGREGGFPCALWFSHPPAHLYQAQQWLRPLERLARRRPVLVLATQPATARALARATTLPVHLTRTPPAVDRVLERHAVRLVLYVNNAQPNFSMLRTTGQRHVHLSHGESNKVSMVSHQLRAYDFCFVAGRASADRILDAVWGLDPDRLIPVGRPQLDHVPPAPVRADGRRTVLYAPTWEGDSPAMSYGSMLSHGVALVRSLLTDPGLRVVVRPHPLTGTHRRDHAAALAEVERLLTTADPSAGHRLDRGPDAERALGEADVAVCDVSAMAMDVLGLGRPLLLTAPVEPAAWRDPEGIASWVPELHAGEAGTGAERVRALLSTGPHEEHRRRVEHLFGDTTPGSASDRFEAAVERVLATFG, from the coding sequence GTGACCAGGTCCGCGTGGCGGCTCGCCCAGCAGACCGCAGGACGGGCCCGGGTCCGTGCGCAGCTGCCCGCCATCGAGGCCGAGCTGACCGCCCAGCGGGCCGGCCGTGAGGGCGGGTTCCCGTGCGCGCTGTGGTTCAGCCACCCCCCGGCCCACCTCTACCAGGCCCAGCAGTGGCTGCGCCCGCTCGAGCGGCTGGCCCGGCGACGTCCCGTCCTGGTGCTGGCCACCCAGCCGGCGACGGCCCGCGCGCTGGCCCGGGCCACCACGTTGCCGGTGCACCTCACCCGCACCCCTCCCGCGGTCGACCGGGTGCTCGAGCGCCACGCCGTCCGACTGGTCCTCTACGTCAACAACGCCCAGCCCAACTTCTCCATGCTCCGCACCACCGGGCAGCGCCACGTCCACCTCAGCCACGGCGAGAGCAACAAGGTCTCGATGGTCTCCCACCAGCTGCGGGCCTACGACTTCTGCTTCGTCGCCGGCCGGGCGTCGGCGGACCGGATCCTGGACGCCGTCTGGGGGCTCGACCCCGACCGGCTGATCCCGGTCGGGCGTCCCCAGCTGGACCACGTGCCTCCTGCCCCGGTGCGCGCCGACGGTCGTCGCACGGTGCTGTACGCCCCCACCTGGGAGGGGGACAGCCCGGCGATGTCCTACGGCTCGATGCTCTCCCACGGGGTGGCGCTGGTGCGCTCGCTGCTGACCGACCCCGGTCTGCGCGTGGTGGTCCGCCCGCACCCGCTGACCGGCACCCACCGGCGCGACCACGCCGCGGCGCTGGCCGAGGTGGAGCGGCTGCTCACGACCGCCGACCCCTCCGCCGGTCACCGGCTGGACCGCGGACCGGACGCCGAACGCGCCCTGGGCGAGGCCGACGTCGCGGTGTGCGACGTCTCCGCGATGGCCATGGACGTCCTCGGGCTGGGGCGGCCGCTGCTGCTGACCGCGCCGGTGGAGCCGGCCGCGTGGCGCGACCCCGAGGGCATCGCCTCCTGGGTGCCGGAGCTGCACGCCGGGGAGGCCGGCACCGGGGCGGAGCGGGTCCGCGCCCTGCTGTCGACCGGTCCGCACGAGGAGCACCGCCGTCGGGTCGAGCACCTGTTCGGCGACACCACCCCCGGCTCGGCCAGCGACCGCTTCGAGGCCGCGGTCGAGCGGGTGCTCGCCACCTTCGGCTGA
- a CDS encoding ABC transporter ATP-binding protein encodes MAESTDTTPDVRTDVPDVPGPPEPVEPAPAPLAVMADDVHVEYRVYASGKALGPGGRKVLQRTRGVRTVHALKGVTFSASQGESVGVIGSNGSGKSTLMRAITGLTPPSRGAIYATVRPNLLGVGAALLGDLSGDRNILLGGLALGFTKTEIEAMRDDIVSFAELEEFIDLPMRTYSSGMQQRLKFAIAAAKQHEILIVDEALSVGDRRFRERSEQRIRDIREQAGTIFLVSHSMGTIRDTCTRVIWLEKGELREDGEPDEVIKAYEKTKK; translated from the coding sequence ATGGCCGAGTCGACTGACACCACGCCGGACGTCCGCACCGACGTCCCCGACGTCCCGGGCCCGCCCGAGCCGGTGGAGCCCGCGCCGGCCCCGCTGGCCGTGATGGCCGACGACGTCCACGTCGAGTACCGCGTCTACGCCAGCGGCAAGGCCCTGGGTCCGGGCGGGCGCAAGGTGCTGCAGCGCACCCGCGGCGTCCGCACCGTGCACGCCCTCAAGGGGGTGACGTTCTCGGCCTCCCAGGGGGAGTCGGTCGGGGTGATCGGCTCCAACGGGTCCGGCAAGTCCACCCTGATGCGGGCCATCACGGGGCTCACCCCGCCCTCGCGCGGGGCCATCTACGCCACCGTGCGGCCCAACCTGCTGGGGGTCGGGGCCGCGCTGCTGGGCGACCTCTCCGGGGACCGCAACATCCTGCTCGGCGGGCTGGCGCTGGGCTTCACCAAGACCGAGATCGAGGCGATGCGCGACGACATCGTCTCCTTCGCCGAGCTGGAGGAGTTCATCGACCTGCCGATGCGCACGTACTCCTCGGGCATGCAGCAGCGGCTCAAGTTCGCCATCGCCGCGGCCAAGCAGCACGAGATCCTGATCGTGGACGAGGCGCTGTCGGTGGGTGACCGGAGGTTCCGGGAGCGCAGCGAGCAGCGGATCCGCGACATCCGCGAGCAGGCCGGCACCATCTTCCTCGTCTCGCACTCCATGGGCACCATCCGCGACACCTGCACCCGGGTGATCTGGCTGGAGAAGGGCGAGCTGCGCGAGGACGGCGAGCCCGACGAGGTCATCAAGGCCTACGAGAAGACCAAGAAGTAG
- the msrB gene encoding peptide-methionine (R)-S-oxide reductase MsrB, whose product MTPEFSTQPSTAQADPAAQVGKVVRSEAEWRAQLSREEYHVLREAGTERPFTGEYTDTTTEGIYRCRACSTELFRSTTKFESHCGWPSFFAPLAEERVRYIDDSALGMQRVEVRCAACDSHLGHVFSGEGYGTPTDLRYCINSVSLTLEPAPAE is encoded by the coding sequence ATGACCCCCGAGTTCAGCACCCAGCCCAGCACCGCCCAGGCCGACCCCGCCGCCCAGGTGGGCAAGGTCGTCAGGTCCGAGGCCGAGTGGCGCGCCCAGCTGAGCCGCGAGGAGTACCACGTCCTGCGCGAGGCCGGCACCGAGCGTCCCTTCACCGGTGAGTACACCGACACCACCACCGAGGGCATCTACCGCTGCCGGGCCTGCAGCACCGAGCTGTTCCGCTCGACCACCAAGTTCGAGAGCCACTGCGGCTGGCCCTCGTTCTTCGCGCCCCTGGCCGAGGAGCGCGTCCGCTACATCGACGACAGCGCCCTGGGCATGCAGCGGGTCGAGGTGCGCTGCGCCGCCTGCGACTCCCACCTGGGACACGTGTTCTCCGGTGAGGGCTACGGCACGCCGACCGATCTCCGCTACTGCATCAACTCCGTGTCGCTCACGCTGGAGCCCGCTCCGGCTGAGTGA
- a CDS encoding ABC transporter permease: MSLADTALRQGLHRVGARPPLWAYLRQAWQRRDFTYAMARFKVQASNERNRLGMLWVVLQPIINAAIYGLIFGLLQGDSRPEDFVQFIVIGVFLFQFFTSCMTNGAKSITGNSALVQSLAFPRITLPFSIIIEQLLNLVPTLGVMVVFLLATGHYPTWSWLLMIPLLVLFAMVTTGVALIGARLTVHLRDLSQFLPYISRILFYTSGVLFAPEKILANYPSLLALYDYHPLHEVLSLARSLLIGAEGAEPLYWAYLSAWSVGLLVIGVLFFWVAEERYGRVD, translated from the coding sequence ATGAGTCTGGCCGATACGGCCCTGCGGCAGGGGTTGCACCGCGTCGGCGCCAGGCCGCCGCTGTGGGCCTACCTGCGCCAGGCCTGGCAGCGTCGTGACTTCACCTACGCGATGGCCCGCTTCAAGGTGCAGGCCAGCAACGAGCGCAACCGGCTCGGCATGCTCTGGGTCGTCCTGCAGCCGATCATCAACGCCGCCATCTACGGCCTCATCTTCGGTCTGCTGCAGGGCGACAGCCGCCCCGAGGACTTCGTCCAGTTCATCGTCATCGGGGTGTTCCTGTTCCAGTTCTTCACCTCCTGCATGACCAACGGCGCGAAGTCCATCACCGGGAACTCCGCGCTGGTGCAGTCCCTGGCCTTCCCACGCATCACCCTGCCGTTCTCCATCATCATCGAGCAGCTGCTCAACCTGGTGCCCACGCTGGGGGTGATGGTGGTCTTCCTGCTGGCCACCGGGCACTACCCGACCTGGTCCTGGCTGCTGATGATCCCGCTGCTGGTGCTCTTCGCGATGGTCACCACCGGGGTCGCGCTGATCGGCGCCCGGCTGACGGTGCACCTGCGTGACCTCTCGCAGTTCCTGCCCTACATCAGCCGGATCCTGTTCTACACCTCCGGGGTGCTCTTCGCCCCCGAGAAGATCCTGGCCAACTACCCCTCGCTGCTGGCGCTGTACGACTACCACCCGCTGCACGAGGTGCTCAGCCTGGCCCGGTCGCTGCTGATCGGCGCGGAGGGCGCGGAGCCGCTGTACTGGGCCTACCTGTCGGCCTGGTCGGTGGGGCTGCTGGTGATCGGGGTGCTGTTCTTCTGGGTGGCCGAGGAGCGCTATGGCCGAGTCGACTGA